The Amblyomma americanum isolate KBUSLIRL-KWMA chromosome 5, ASM5285725v1, whole genome shotgun sequence genome window below encodes:
- the spri gene encoding src homology 2 domain-containing protein sprint isoform X2 produces MLQGRLSEAVSSICTSQHGLSHDTSVHRVAGGCGPAVRGAPWEPRPTEGRETSPPPIPPRAPVVRAGGTYASHCAAGTPLSSFSKPAQGSSTSSTDDVHCSMTLLERLIRTSSIWFLPDVGRTGAVHYLQGKEVGNFIVRQSSKKGTLALSVRLPVDVGPYIEHYLIEATPDAKHCLEGSENHFASIPVLVCHYCQCCDELPVQLCLPTVLLKASTRQELSAFSLLGQDLWVSSLLKSAPSSLSSNTSCASSRASSNPDHNANVPVSSFKQATSVSPAVVTPVAAVRPSFLPLQNSTADVGEPAKQVADPSSPSTCVKSEDIVVSEVAGRSAFYVATESLQTAPSKAAPTQAAPRKNAPTKTAPSKTAAGKTTASKAAANKNKPAQSEDEEKPRCLMKPSPRRRQKHPETSPETYYSSLADKISDYEDIWGTTNGCGSDSPAPVMSTFKPEGLVCQSTQTEVHGGSLPEGLDMTGQARNLSRSMPGMAGDAVKPGQFSSPFYSEPVDSLFLVVSSAVEPLQIDELSSSAAPQERPLLRHSEPNMHSLRSSSLHSSDLTTTFDETNSCSSDHLMAVSAPVLHGSSDDGPPSRCGRSWSVDPSWKWLVSSDDEENGSAAGDPKFPTGDVDDSDGLEGNLPTVEEIIGLSVPDLRVPPAQPLTEGNVLRASRYDNLDTMSVAESAVTDVGSKQSHGEEDALTEFCEPWDSLRWERLLRLVDSSPNAPENKAEDSKMSTDSLETASAVSGEDLLLSEWPTLAPEHRRSSGFQEHLDMLLASRKLGGLYKRDSTVGSDVRSYIFRLVQERNTTFAMTIENFIQCTRESSETSPAVVMRNIRQFMSGMKNYLLKHGEGQFEQLVQEEQSKLKPDEFMNIDAIIEVSLHRLVIKPLRRYLYQLFVKQYTQSGSLKLLSDNIKYARSKTPQELGIKSDFEPPRGVTLELVQHFLVKLQKAYSPLRKLENLLLAISVIYSSVQKDRRSQPESESLSLGADDFLPIFLHVLVQCGMVSAEVEADYMWGLLHPSLLTGEGGYYLTTLSSAVHVLKALREGQDQPAATAAVSSAPQPIQSSSSSKEDAQPVMFRYPRMADLQGFMQIVIPDELSGSIVAKTLPVLPHMTAKEVRKMIAHKFRVTNPEDYGLFKLVKGEETQLADNDCPQAIKADLLTSGVDCRFAYKRYDVKFVWPFSESEKPA; encoded by the exons ATGCTGCAGGGCCGGCTCTCTGAAGCAGTGTCGTCTATCTGCACAAGCCAGCATGGTCTCTCCCATGACACCAGTGTTCACAG AGTCGCCGGAGGCTGTGGTCCCGCTGTACGAGGAGCCCCCTGGGAGCCCAGACCAACGGAGGGTAGGGAGACGTCACCACCGCCTATACCACCGCGCGCCCCTGTGGTGCGGGCAGGTGGCACGTATGCCTCTCACTGTGCCGCTGGCACTCCTCTCTCCTCCTTCTCCAAGCCTGCTCAG GGGTCCTCAACCAGCAGCACGGATGATGTGCATTGCTCGATGACCCTCCTGGAACGGCTCATTCGAACAAGCAGTATCTGGTTCCTGCCAGACGTTGGCCGCACAGGTGCCGTGCACTACTTGCAAGGCAAAGAAGTTGGG AACTTCATTGTGCGCCAGTCAAGCAAGAAGGGCACCCTGGCCCTGTCCGTCCGTCTTCCGGTCGATGTGGGGCCCTACATTGAGCACTACCTCATCGAAGCCACGCCTGACGCCAAGCACTGCCTGGAGGGCTCCGAGAATCACTTCGCCTCCATACCCGTGCTGGTCTGCCACTACTGCCAGTGCTG TGACGAGTTGCCCGTGCAGCTGTGCCTACCCACGGTTCTGCTAAAGGCGTCGACACGGCAGGAACTCTCTGCATTTTCTCTCCTGGGACAAG ATCTATGGGTGTCAAGTCTACTCAAGTCTGCCCCATCGAGCCTGAGCTCCAACACATCATGTGCTTCCTCTCGGGCATCTTCCAACCCAGACCACAATGCCAACGTCCCAGTTTCAAGCTTTAAGCAGGCTACGTCAGTCAGCCCTGCAGTCGTGACTCCAGTGGCTGCTGTTAGGCCAAGCTTCCTTCCGCTGCAAAATTCCACAGCTGATGTGGGTGAGCCAGCGAAGCAGGTTGCGGACCCTTCCTCTCCCTCTACCTGCGTGAAGAGTGAAGACATCGTTGTGTCCGAAGTGGCTGGCAGGTCAGCATTTTACGTTGCCACGGAGTCTCTTCAGACGGCGCCTAGCAAGGCGGCGCCTACGCAGGCTGCGCCTAGGAAGAATGCACCTACGAAGACTGCACCTAGCAAAACCGCAGCAGGCAAAACTACAGCAAGTAAAGCCGCAGCCAACAAGAACAAGCCAGCTCAATCCGAGGACGAGGAAAAACCTCGGTGCCTCATGAAACCATCGCCACGCCGGCGGCAAAAACACCCAGAGACCTCACCTGAAACTTACTACAGCAGCCTTGCTGACAAAATCAGCGACTATGAGGACATATGGGGCACTACAAACGGATGTGGGTCTGACAGTCCAGCTCCGGTGATGTCCACTTTCAAGCCGGAAGGACTCGTGTGTCAGTCTACGCAGACGGAAGTTCATGGCGGCTCCTTGCCCGAGGGCCTGGACATGACCGGGCAGGCACGGAACCTGTCCCGCTCCATGCCTGGCATGGCCGGCGATGCGGTCAAGCCAGGCCAGTTTTCCAGCCCTTTCTACAGTGAGCCAGTCGACTCCCTGTTTTTGGTGGTGTCATCTGCAGTTGAACCTTTGCAGATTGATGAgctgtcatcatcagcagccccGCAGGAACGGCCCTTGCTTCGACATTCAGAACCGAACATGCACTCATTGCGAAGCAGCAGCCTACATTCTTCGGACCTGACAACCACATTTGACGAGACGAATTCCTGCAGTTCGGACCATTTGATGGCTGTGTCAGCTCCCGTGTTGCACGGCAGCTCAGATGATGGGCCGCCAAGTCGGTGCGGCCGGTCGTGGTCAGTGGACCCATCGTGGAAGTGGCTTGTGTCGAGCGATGATGAGGAAAATGGCAGTGCTGCTGGAGACCCAAAGTTTCCAACTGGCGACGTGGATGATTCTGATGGACTGGAGGGCAACCTGCCAACAGTGGAAGAGATCATTGGTCTCTCTGTGCCAGACCTGAGGGTGCCTCCAGCCCAACCGTTGACAGAAGGCAACGTGTTGAGGGCATCGCGGTACGATAACCTTGACACCATGTCAGTGGCTGAGAGTGCTGTCACCGATGTCGGGAGCAAGCAGAGCCACGGTGAAGAAGACGCACTGACGGAGTTCTGTGAACCCTGGGACAGCCTGCGATGGGAACGGCTCCTCCGGTTGGTCGACTCTTCTCCAAACGCTCCAGAAAACAAG GCTGAAGATTCGAAGATGTCCACTGACTCCTTGGAGACGGCATCAGCAGTCAGTGGGGAAGACCTGCTTCTGTCTGAGTGGCCAACCCTCGCACCGGAGCACAGGCGGTCCAGTGGCTTCCAGGAGCACCTAGACATGCTTCTTG CGTCCAGGAAACTGGGTGGCCTGTACAAAAGGGACTCAACTGTCGGTTCTGATGTTAGGAGCTATATATTCAG GCTGGTGCAAGAAAGGAACACCACATTTGCCATGACTATAGAGAACTTCATCCAGTGCACGCGGGAGAGCAGTGAGACCTCTCCTGCAGTTGTCATGCGAAAT ATCCGGCAATTCATGAGCGGCATGAAGAACTATTTGCTGAAACATGGAGAGGGCCAGTTTGAGCAGCTTGTCCAGGAGGAGCAGTCCAAG TTGAAACCGGATGAGTTCATGAACATTGATGCCATCATAGAAGTGTCGTTGCACCGCCTGGTCATCAAGCCTCTGCGACGCTATCTGTACCAGCTTTTTGTCAAACAGTACACACA GTCTGGCTCATTGAAGTTGCTCTCGGACAACATCAAGTATGCTCGCAGCAAAACTCCACAGGAGCTTGGCATAAAG AGTGACTTTGAGCCACCACGAGGCGTCACCTTGGAGCTGGTGCAACACTTCCTGGTGAAGCTGCAGAAGGCCTACTCACCGCTGAGGAAGCTGGAGAACCTTTTATTGGCCATATCTGTCATCTACAGCAGT GTGCAGAAGGATCGCCGGTCACAGCCCGAAAGCGAGTCTCTCTCCTTGGGGGCTGATG ACTTCCTGCCCATCTTCCTGCACGTGCTGGTGCAATGTGGCATGGTGTCAGCCGAAGTGGAGGCCGACTACATGTGGGGGCTGCTTCACCCTTCCCTGCTGACCGGAGAAGGCGGCTACTACCTCACCACCCTGAGCAGCGCAGTCCACGTCCTCAAGGCTTTGCGTGAAGGTCAGGATCAgcctgccgccaccgctgctgtgaGCTCAGCACCACAGCCCATTCAGAGCTCATCCTCTTCCAAG GAGGATGCGCAGCCAGTGATGTTCCGCTACCCACGAATGGCCGACCTCCAGGGTTTCATGCAGATTGTCATCCCAGATGAGCTCAGTGGCAGCATTGTGGCCAAGACGCTGCCGGTGCTGCCCCACATGACCGCCAAGGAAGTCC GCAAGATGATAGCGCACAAGTTCAGGGTCACAAATCCGGAGGATTATGGCCTCTTCAAACTAGTCAAAGGAGAAG AAACACAGCTGGCAGACAACGACTGTCCACAGGCAATCAAGGCAGACCTTCTGACAAGCGGCGTCGACTGCCGCTTTGCTTACAAGCGCTACGACGTCAAATTTGTGTGGCCGTTCAGCGAAAGCGAAAAGCCAGCCTGA
- the spri gene encoding src homology 2 domain-containing protein sprint isoform X1, protein MRACGCAPKVMLQGRLSEAVSSICTSQHGLSHDTSVHRVAGGCGPAVRGAPWEPRPTEGRETSPPPIPPRAPVVRAGGTYASHCAAGTPLSSFSKPAQGSSTSSTDDVHCSMTLLERLIRTSSIWFLPDVGRTGAVHYLQGKEVGNFIVRQSSKKGTLALSVRLPVDVGPYIEHYLIEATPDAKHCLEGSENHFASIPVLVCHYCQCCDELPVQLCLPTVLLKASTRQELSAFSLLGQDLWVSSLLKSAPSSLSSNTSCASSRASSNPDHNANVPVSSFKQATSVSPAVVTPVAAVRPSFLPLQNSTADVGEPAKQVADPSSPSTCVKSEDIVVSEVAGRSAFYVATESLQTAPSKAAPTQAAPRKNAPTKTAPSKTAAGKTTASKAAANKNKPAQSEDEEKPRCLMKPSPRRRQKHPETSPETYYSSLADKISDYEDIWGTTNGCGSDSPAPVMSTFKPEGLVCQSTQTEVHGGSLPEGLDMTGQARNLSRSMPGMAGDAVKPGQFSSPFYSEPVDSLFLVVSSAVEPLQIDELSSSAAPQERPLLRHSEPNMHSLRSSSLHSSDLTTTFDETNSCSSDHLMAVSAPVLHGSSDDGPPSRCGRSWSVDPSWKWLVSSDDEENGSAAGDPKFPTGDVDDSDGLEGNLPTVEEIIGLSVPDLRVPPAQPLTEGNVLRASRYDNLDTMSVAESAVTDVGSKQSHGEEDALTEFCEPWDSLRWERLLRLVDSSPNAPENKAEDSKMSTDSLETASAVSGEDLLLSEWPTLAPEHRRSSGFQEHLDMLLASRKLGGLYKRDSTVGSDVRSYIFRLVQERNTTFAMTIENFIQCTRESSETSPAVVMRNIRQFMSGMKNYLLKHGEGQFEQLVQEEQSKLKPDEFMNIDAIIEVSLHRLVIKPLRRYLYQLFVKQYTQSGSLKLLSDNIKYARSKTPQELGIKSDFEPPRGVTLELVQHFLVKLQKAYSPLRKLENLLLAISVIYSSVQKDRRSQPESESLSLGADDFLPIFLHVLVQCGMVSAEVEADYMWGLLHPSLLTGEGGYYLTTLSSAVHVLKALREGQDQPAATAAVSSAPQPIQSSSSSKEDAQPVMFRYPRMADLQGFMQIVIPDELSGSIVAKTLPVLPHMTAKEVRKMIAHKFRVTNPEDYGLFKLVKGEETQLADNDCPQAIKADLLTSGVDCRFAYKRYDVKFVWPFSESEKPA, encoded by the exons ATGCGGG CTTGTGGATGTGCACCAAAGGTGATGCTGCAGGGCCGGCTCTCTGAAGCAGTGTCGTCTATCTGCACAAGCCAGCATGGTCTCTCCCATGACACCAGTGTTCACAG AGTCGCCGGAGGCTGTGGTCCCGCTGTACGAGGAGCCCCCTGGGAGCCCAGACCAACGGAGGGTAGGGAGACGTCACCACCGCCTATACCACCGCGCGCCCCTGTGGTGCGGGCAGGTGGCACGTATGCCTCTCACTGTGCCGCTGGCACTCCTCTCTCCTCCTTCTCCAAGCCTGCTCAG GGGTCCTCAACCAGCAGCACGGATGATGTGCATTGCTCGATGACCCTCCTGGAACGGCTCATTCGAACAAGCAGTATCTGGTTCCTGCCAGACGTTGGCCGCACAGGTGCCGTGCACTACTTGCAAGGCAAAGAAGTTGGG AACTTCATTGTGCGCCAGTCAAGCAAGAAGGGCACCCTGGCCCTGTCCGTCCGTCTTCCGGTCGATGTGGGGCCCTACATTGAGCACTACCTCATCGAAGCCACGCCTGACGCCAAGCACTGCCTGGAGGGCTCCGAGAATCACTTCGCCTCCATACCCGTGCTGGTCTGCCACTACTGCCAGTGCTG TGACGAGTTGCCCGTGCAGCTGTGCCTACCCACGGTTCTGCTAAAGGCGTCGACACGGCAGGAACTCTCTGCATTTTCTCTCCTGGGACAAG ATCTATGGGTGTCAAGTCTACTCAAGTCTGCCCCATCGAGCCTGAGCTCCAACACATCATGTGCTTCCTCTCGGGCATCTTCCAACCCAGACCACAATGCCAACGTCCCAGTTTCAAGCTTTAAGCAGGCTACGTCAGTCAGCCCTGCAGTCGTGACTCCAGTGGCTGCTGTTAGGCCAAGCTTCCTTCCGCTGCAAAATTCCACAGCTGATGTGGGTGAGCCAGCGAAGCAGGTTGCGGACCCTTCCTCTCCCTCTACCTGCGTGAAGAGTGAAGACATCGTTGTGTCCGAAGTGGCTGGCAGGTCAGCATTTTACGTTGCCACGGAGTCTCTTCAGACGGCGCCTAGCAAGGCGGCGCCTACGCAGGCTGCGCCTAGGAAGAATGCACCTACGAAGACTGCACCTAGCAAAACCGCAGCAGGCAAAACTACAGCAAGTAAAGCCGCAGCCAACAAGAACAAGCCAGCTCAATCCGAGGACGAGGAAAAACCTCGGTGCCTCATGAAACCATCGCCACGCCGGCGGCAAAAACACCCAGAGACCTCACCTGAAACTTACTACAGCAGCCTTGCTGACAAAATCAGCGACTATGAGGACATATGGGGCACTACAAACGGATGTGGGTCTGACAGTCCAGCTCCGGTGATGTCCACTTTCAAGCCGGAAGGACTCGTGTGTCAGTCTACGCAGACGGAAGTTCATGGCGGCTCCTTGCCCGAGGGCCTGGACATGACCGGGCAGGCACGGAACCTGTCCCGCTCCATGCCTGGCATGGCCGGCGATGCGGTCAAGCCAGGCCAGTTTTCCAGCCCTTTCTACAGTGAGCCAGTCGACTCCCTGTTTTTGGTGGTGTCATCTGCAGTTGAACCTTTGCAGATTGATGAgctgtcatcatcagcagccccGCAGGAACGGCCCTTGCTTCGACATTCAGAACCGAACATGCACTCATTGCGAAGCAGCAGCCTACATTCTTCGGACCTGACAACCACATTTGACGAGACGAATTCCTGCAGTTCGGACCATTTGATGGCTGTGTCAGCTCCCGTGTTGCACGGCAGCTCAGATGATGGGCCGCCAAGTCGGTGCGGCCGGTCGTGGTCAGTGGACCCATCGTGGAAGTGGCTTGTGTCGAGCGATGATGAGGAAAATGGCAGTGCTGCTGGAGACCCAAAGTTTCCAACTGGCGACGTGGATGATTCTGATGGACTGGAGGGCAACCTGCCAACAGTGGAAGAGATCATTGGTCTCTCTGTGCCAGACCTGAGGGTGCCTCCAGCCCAACCGTTGACAGAAGGCAACGTGTTGAGGGCATCGCGGTACGATAACCTTGACACCATGTCAGTGGCTGAGAGTGCTGTCACCGATGTCGGGAGCAAGCAGAGCCACGGTGAAGAAGACGCACTGACGGAGTTCTGTGAACCCTGGGACAGCCTGCGATGGGAACGGCTCCTCCGGTTGGTCGACTCTTCTCCAAACGCTCCAGAAAACAAG GCTGAAGATTCGAAGATGTCCACTGACTCCTTGGAGACGGCATCAGCAGTCAGTGGGGAAGACCTGCTTCTGTCTGAGTGGCCAACCCTCGCACCGGAGCACAGGCGGTCCAGTGGCTTCCAGGAGCACCTAGACATGCTTCTTG CGTCCAGGAAACTGGGTGGCCTGTACAAAAGGGACTCAACTGTCGGTTCTGATGTTAGGAGCTATATATTCAG GCTGGTGCAAGAAAGGAACACCACATTTGCCATGACTATAGAGAACTTCATCCAGTGCACGCGGGAGAGCAGTGAGACCTCTCCTGCAGTTGTCATGCGAAAT ATCCGGCAATTCATGAGCGGCATGAAGAACTATTTGCTGAAACATGGAGAGGGCCAGTTTGAGCAGCTTGTCCAGGAGGAGCAGTCCAAG TTGAAACCGGATGAGTTCATGAACATTGATGCCATCATAGAAGTGTCGTTGCACCGCCTGGTCATCAAGCCTCTGCGACGCTATCTGTACCAGCTTTTTGTCAAACAGTACACACA GTCTGGCTCATTGAAGTTGCTCTCGGACAACATCAAGTATGCTCGCAGCAAAACTCCACAGGAGCTTGGCATAAAG AGTGACTTTGAGCCACCACGAGGCGTCACCTTGGAGCTGGTGCAACACTTCCTGGTGAAGCTGCAGAAGGCCTACTCACCGCTGAGGAAGCTGGAGAACCTTTTATTGGCCATATCTGTCATCTACAGCAGT GTGCAGAAGGATCGCCGGTCACAGCCCGAAAGCGAGTCTCTCTCCTTGGGGGCTGATG ACTTCCTGCCCATCTTCCTGCACGTGCTGGTGCAATGTGGCATGGTGTCAGCCGAAGTGGAGGCCGACTACATGTGGGGGCTGCTTCACCCTTCCCTGCTGACCGGAGAAGGCGGCTACTACCTCACCACCCTGAGCAGCGCAGTCCACGTCCTCAAGGCTTTGCGTGAAGGTCAGGATCAgcctgccgccaccgctgctgtgaGCTCAGCACCACAGCCCATTCAGAGCTCATCCTCTTCCAAG GAGGATGCGCAGCCAGTGATGTTCCGCTACCCACGAATGGCCGACCTCCAGGGTTTCATGCAGATTGTCATCCCAGATGAGCTCAGTGGCAGCATTGTGGCCAAGACGCTGCCGGTGCTGCCCCACATGACCGCCAAGGAAGTCC GCAAGATGATAGCGCACAAGTTCAGGGTCACAAATCCGGAGGATTATGGCCTCTTCAAACTAGTCAAAGGAGAAG AAACACAGCTGGCAGACAACGACTGTCCACAGGCAATCAAGGCAGACCTTCTGACAAGCGGCGTCGACTGCCGCTTTGCTTACAAGCGCTACGACGTCAAATTTGTGTGGCCGTTCAGCGAAAGCGAAAAGCCAGCCTGA
- the spri gene encoding src homology 2 domain-containing protein sprint isoform X3 — MVSPMTPVFTESPEAVVPLYEEPPGSPDQRRGSSTSSTDDVHCSMTLLERLIRTSSIWFLPDVGRTGAVHYLQGKEVGNFIVRQSSKKGTLALSVRLPVDVGPYIEHYLIEATPDAKHCLEGSENHFASIPVLVCHYCQCCDELPVQLCLPTVLLKASTRQELSAFSLLGQDLWVSSLLKSAPSSLSSNTSCASSRASSNPDHNANVPVSSFKQATSVSPAVVTPVAAVRPSFLPLQNSTADVGEPAKQVADPSSPSTCVKSEDIVVSEVAGRSAFYVATESLQTAPSKAAPTQAAPRKNAPTKTAPSKTAAGKTTASKAAANKNKPAQSEDEEKPRCLMKPSPRRRQKHPETSPETYYSSLADKISDYEDIWGTTNGCGSDSPAPVMSTFKPEGLVCQSTQTEVHGGSLPEGLDMTGQARNLSRSMPGMAGDAVKPGQFSSPFYSEPVDSLFLVVSSAVEPLQIDELSSSAAPQERPLLRHSEPNMHSLRSSSLHSSDLTTTFDETNSCSSDHLMAVSAPVLHGSSDDGPPSRCGRSWSVDPSWKWLVSSDDEENGSAAGDPKFPTGDVDDSDGLEGNLPTVEEIIGLSVPDLRVPPAQPLTEGNVLRASRYDNLDTMSVAESAVTDVGSKQSHGEEDALTEFCEPWDSLRWERLLRLVDSSPNAPENKAEDSKMSTDSLETASAVSGEDLLLSEWPTLAPEHRRSSGFQEHLDMLLASRKLGGLYKRDSTVGSDVRSYIFRLVQERNTTFAMTIENFIQCTRESSETSPAVVMRNIRQFMSGMKNYLLKHGEGQFEQLVQEEQSKLKPDEFMNIDAIIEVSLHRLVIKPLRRYLYQLFVKQYTQSGSLKLLSDNIKYARSKTPQELGIKSDFEPPRGVTLELVQHFLVKLQKAYSPLRKLENLLLAISVIYSSVQKDRRSQPESESLSLGADDFLPIFLHVLVQCGMVSAEVEADYMWGLLHPSLLTGEGGYYLTTLSSAVHVLKALREGQDQPAATAAVSSAPQPIQSSSSSKEDAQPVMFRYPRMADLQGFMQIVIPDELSGSIVAKTLPVLPHMTAKEVRKMIAHKFRVTNPEDYGLFKLVKGEETQLADNDCPQAIKADLLTSGVDCRFAYKRYDVKFVWPFSESEKPA, encoded by the exons ATGGTCTCTCCCATGACACCAGTGTTCACAG AGTCGCCGGAGGCTGTGGTCCCGCTGTACGAGGAGCCCCCTGGGAGCCCAGACCAACGGAGG GGGTCCTCAACCAGCAGCACGGATGATGTGCATTGCTCGATGACCCTCCTGGAACGGCTCATTCGAACAAGCAGTATCTGGTTCCTGCCAGACGTTGGCCGCACAGGTGCCGTGCACTACTTGCAAGGCAAAGAAGTTGGG AACTTCATTGTGCGCCAGTCAAGCAAGAAGGGCACCCTGGCCCTGTCCGTCCGTCTTCCGGTCGATGTGGGGCCCTACATTGAGCACTACCTCATCGAAGCCACGCCTGACGCCAAGCACTGCCTGGAGGGCTCCGAGAATCACTTCGCCTCCATACCCGTGCTGGTCTGCCACTACTGCCAGTGCTG TGACGAGTTGCCCGTGCAGCTGTGCCTACCCACGGTTCTGCTAAAGGCGTCGACACGGCAGGAACTCTCTGCATTTTCTCTCCTGGGACAAG ATCTATGGGTGTCAAGTCTACTCAAGTCTGCCCCATCGAGCCTGAGCTCCAACACATCATGTGCTTCCTCTCGGGCATCTTCCAACCCAGACCACAATGCCAACGTCCCAGTTTCAAGCTTTAAGCAGGCTACGTCAGTCAGCCCTGCAGTCGTGACTCCAGTGGCTGCTGTTAGGCCAAGCTTCCTTCCGCTGCAAAATTCCACAGCTGATGTGGGTGAGCCAGCGAAGCAGGTTGCGGACCCTTCCTCTCCCTCTACCTGCGTGAAGAGTGAAGACATCGTTGTGTCCGAAGTGGCTGGCAGGTCAGCATTTTACGTTGCCACGGAGTCTCTTCAGACGGCGCCTAGCAAGGCGGCGCCTACGCAGGCTGCGCCTAGGAAGAATGCACCTACGAAGACTGCACCTAGCAAAACCGCAGCAGGCAAAACTACAGCAAGTAAAGCCGCAGCCAACAAGAACAAGCCAGCTCAATCCGAGGACGAGGAAAAACCTCGGTGCCTCATGAAACCATCGCCACGCCGGCGGCAAAAACACCCAGAGACCTCACCTGAAACTTACTACAGCAGCCTTGCTGACAAAATCAGCGACTATGAGGACATATGGGGCACTACAAACGGATGTGGGTCTGACAGTCCAGCTCCGGTGATGTCCACTTTCAAGCCGGAAGGACTCGTGTGTCAGTCTACGCAGACGGAAGTTCATGGCGGCTCCTTGCCCGAGGGCCTGGACATGACCGGGCAGGCACGGAACCTGTCCCGCTCCATGCCTGGCATGGCCGGCGATGCGGTCAAGCCAGGCCAGTTTTCCAGCCCTTTCTACAGTGAGCCAGTCGACTCCCTGTTTTTGGTGGTGTCATCTGCAGTTGAACCTTTGCAGATTGATGAgctgtcatcatcagcagccccGCAGGAACGGCCCTTGCTTCGACATTCAGAACCGAACATGCACTCATTGCGAAGCAGCAGCCTACATTCTTCGGACCTGACAACCACATTTGACGAGACGAATTCCTGCAGTTCGGACCATTTGATGGCTGTGTCAGCTCCCGTGTTGCACGGCAGCTCAGATGATGGGCCGCCAAGTCGGTGCGGCCGGTCGTGGTCAGTGGACCCATCGTGGAAGTGGCTTGTGTCGAGCGATGATGAGGAAAATGGCAGTGCTGCTGGAGACCCAAAGTTTCCAACTGGCGACGTGGATGATTCTGATGGACTGGAGGGCAACCTGCCAACAGTGGAAGAGATCATTGGTCTCTCTGTGCCAGACCTGAGGGTGCCTCCAGCCCAACCGTTGACAGAAGGCAACGTGTTGAGGGCATCGCGGTACGATAACCTTGACACCATGTCAGTGGCTGAGAGTGCTGTCACCGATGTCGGGAGCAAGCAGAGCCACGGTGAAGAAGACGCACTGACGGAGTTCTGTGAACCCTGGGACAGCCTGCGATGGGAACGGCTCCTCCGGTTGGTCGACTCTTCTCCAAACGCTCCAGAAAACAAG GCTGAAGATTCGAAGATGTCCACTGACTCCTTGGAGACGGCATCAGCAGTCAGTGGGGAAGACCTGCTTCTGTCTGAGTGGCCAACCCTCGCACCGGAGCACAGGCGGTCCAGTGGCTTCCAGGAGCACCTAGACATGCTTCTTG CGTCCAGGAAACTGGGTGGCCTGTACAAAAGGGACTCAACTGTCGGTTCTGATGTTAGGAGCTATATATTCAG GCTGGTGCAAGAAAGGAACACCACATTTGCCATGACTATAGAGAACTTCATCCAGTGCACGCGGGAGAGCAGTGAGACCTCTCCTGCAGTTGTCATGCGAAAT ATCCGGCAATTCATGAGCGGCATGAAGAACTATTTGCTGAAACATGGAGAGGGCCAGTTTGAGCAGCTTGTCCAGGAGGAGCAGTCCAAG TTGAAACCGGATGAGTTCATGAACATTGATGCCATCATAGAAGTGTCGTTGCACCGCCTGGTCATCAAGCCTCTGCGACGCTATCTGTACCAGCTTTTTGTCAAACAGTACACACA GTCTGGCTCATTGAAGTTGCTCTCGGACAACATCAAGTATGCTCGCAGCAAAACTCCACAGGAGCTTGGCATAAAG AGTGACTTTGAGCCACCACGAGGCGTCACCTTGGAGCTGGTGCAACACTTCCTGGTGAAGCTGCAGAAGGCCTACTCACCGCTGAGGAAGCTGGAGAACCTTTTATTGGCCATATCTGTCATCTACAGCAGT GTGCAGAAGGATCGCCGGTCACAGCCCGAAAGCGAGTCTCTCTCCTTGGGGGCTGATG ACTTCCTGCCCATCTTCCTGCACGTGCTGGTGCAATGTGGCATGGTGTCAGCCGAAGTGGAGGCCGACTACATGTGGGGGCTGCTTCACCCTTCCCTGCTGACCGGAGAAGGCGGCTACTACCTCACCACCCTGAGCAGCGCAGTCCACGTCCTCAAGGCTTTGCGTGAAGGTCAGGATCAgcctgccgccaccgctgctgtgaGCTCAGCACCACAGCCCATTCAGAGCTCATCCTCTTCCAAG GAGGATGCGCAGCCAGTGATGTTCCGCTACCCACGAATGGCCGACCTCCAGGGTTTCATGCAGATTGTCATCCCAGATGAGCTCAGTGGCAGCATTGTGGCCAAGACGCTGCCGGTGCTGCCCCACATGACCGCCAAGGAAGTCC GCAAGATGATAGCGCACAAGTTCAGGGTCACAAATCCGGAGGATTATGGCCTCTTCAAACTAGTCAAAGGAGAAG AAACACAGCTGGCAGACAACGACTGTCCACAGGCAATCAAGGCAGACCTTCTGACAAGCGGCGTCGACTGCCGCTTTGCTTACAAGCGCTACGACGTCAAATTTGTGTGGCCGTTCAGCGAAAGCGAAAAGCCAGCCTGA